One Paenibacillus sp. FSL W8-0186 genomic window carries:
- a CDS encoding pectinesterase family protein, protein MTVGKQSNCHFQSIQAAIDFLELPGQRNAHTVQTLYIMSGIYEENVLIYRSHLRIIGLGHVEITGKKYAQQLDEHGERIETFGTPTLFLGGSDLVLENIVVSNTAGQGPEIGQAVAVYAHCDMAVFRNCSFKGYQDTLFTGPLPPAPRERAEFGGIPLREHHANYRQLYQHCYIEGTVDFIFGGAAAYFVGCEMRSLRHYEDQPGYVTAASTPQGQEYGYVFDRCFLTAAPGVKDVYLGRPWREFAKTAFVHCVLGEHIHPRGWDNWNDPANEKTVCYEEYCGDQAGVLRLQRVSWAGCFEAEPETLRKEQVFAGTNFWKREGEQKR, encoded by the coding sequence ATTACTGTAGGGAAACAATCCAACTGCCATTTCCAGAGCATCCAGGCGGCGATCGATTTCCTGGAGCTGCCGGGACAGCGAAATGCGCACACGGTTCAAACGCTGTATATCATGTCGGGTATATATGAAGAGAATGTGCTTATCTATCGTTCGCATTTACGAATCATTGGCCTTGGCCATGTCGAAATCACAGGCAAAAAATATGCACAACAGCTGGACGAGCACGGTGAGCGAATCGAAACCTTCGGGACACCGACCTTGTTTCTAGGCGGCAGCGATTTAGTCCTTGAAAATATTGTGGTGTCGAATACGGCCGGCCAAGGACCGGAAATTGGCCAGGCGGTAGCCGTCTATGCGCATTGCGACATGGCCGTGTTCAGGAACTGCTCCTTCAAGGGCTATCAGGATACGCTGTTTACGGGCCCGCTGCCGCCGGCCCCCAGGGAAAGGGCGGAATTCGGCGGCATTCCGCTCAGGGAGCATCATGCGAACTACCGTCAGCTGTATCAGCATTGCTATATCGAGGGGACTGTGGATTTTATTTTTGGCGGAGCGGCGGCTTATTTTGTGGGCTGCGAGATGAGAAGCCTGCGCCATTACGAGGATCAGCCGGGCTATGTCACGGCTGCCTCTACGCCGCAAGGGCAAGAGTATGGATACGTGTTCGATCGCTGTTTTCTGACCGCTGCTCCGGGCGTCAAAGATGTATACCTGGGAAGACCGTGGCGGGAATTTGCCAAAACCGCATTTGTACATTGTGTGCTGGGCGAGCATATTCATCCGCGCGGCTGGGATAACTGGAACGATCCAGCGAACGAGAAGACCGTCTGCTACGAGGAATACTGCGGTGATCAGGCTGGGGTGCTGCGCTTGCAGCGGGTATCGTGGGCAGGATGCTTTGAGGCGGAGCCGGAGACGCTGAGGAAGGAGCAGGTGTTTGCCGGCACGAATTTTTGGAAGCGAGAAGGGGAGCAGAAACGATGA
- a CDS encoding sugar ABC transporter permease, which translates to MQEVTAQASTAQPVLEASRNKNEVKKRIWRNRWLYVMIAPGLLYFIIFKYLPMYGLIISFQDYKPYNGIMGSNWVGMKHFNRLFTEPDFLNILKNTIVLFGLNIFIYFPIPIILALMLNELRGNFFKRIFQSLLYIPHFMSWVIVVSISFVMVTMDGGIINDLLVFFGFEKINFLLNPSWFRPMYIIQVIWREAGWGTIIYLASIAAIDPGLYEAARMDGAGRLRQIWHITIPAIRGVIITLFILKIGSVLDLGFEHVYLLLNSMNREVAEIIDTYVYTAGLRQGQFSYSTAIGFFKSVIGLILVMTVNKISKKMGEEGVY; encoded by the coding sequence ATGCAGGAAGTCACCGCACAGGCAAGTACAGCTCAACCGGTACTTGAGGCTTCGAGGAACAAAAATGAAGTTAAAAAACGAATATGGAGAAATCGATGGCTCTATGTCATGATTGCGCCGGGCTTGCTGTACTTTATCATTTTCAAATACCTGCCCATGTACGGACTTATCATTTCATTCCAGGATTATAAGCCCTACAACGGCATCATGGGAAGCAACTGGGTAGGCATGAAGCATTTTAACAGGCTGTTCACCGAACCGGATTTTCTAAACATCTTGAAGAACACCATAGTTCTATTCGGATTGAATATCTTTATATACTTTCCGATACCAATCATCCTGGCGTTAATGTTGAATGAGCTCAGAGGGAACTTCTTCAAACGGATTTTCCAGTCGCTCCTCTATATCCCCCATTTTATGTCGTGGGTTATCGTCGTTTCCATTTCATTTGTCATGGTGACGATGGACGGAGGGATTATCAATGATTTGCTTGTCTTTTTTGGATTTGAAAAAATCAACTTTCTGCTAAATCCGAGCTGGTTTAGGCCGATGTACATCATCCAGGTGATCTGGAGAGAAGCAGGCTGGGGAACGATCATTTACCTGGCTTCGATCGCGGCAATCGACCCAGGGCTGTATGAAGCGGCTCGCATGGACGGTGCCGGACGACTGAGACAAATTTGGCATATTACGATCCCGGCCATTCGGGGCGTTATTATTACTCTCTTTATTTTGAAAATTGGTTCCGTTCTCGATTTGGGATTCGAACACGTCTACTTGCTGCTCAATTCCATGAACAGAGAAGTTGCGGAGATTATCGATACTTATGTTTATACTGCAGGTTTAAGACAAGGTCAGTTCAGCTACAGTACGGCGATCGGCTTCTTTAAATCCGTCATCGGCCTCATTCTGGTCATGACTGTAAACAAAATCTCTAAGAAAATGGGAGAAGAAGGCGTCTATTGA
- a CDS encoding family 43 glycosylhydrolase — MTTSGLHQIHHSPSLLLADFDANTSMISVADIYYAAVPYIEGLSGIRIYQSEDLIQWEHYTDILTDHMAWSSSADIGVWTPQLSYHDHQFYLTYTDTRTVKRPMMECHSYLMVADRIEGPWSEPICLNRGFDSALSRFDQDKVVSASAQ, encoded by the coding sequence ATGACGACAAGTGGACTTCATCAAATTCATCACTCTCCGTCCCTGTTGCTGGCCGACTTCGATGCGAACACGAGCATGATTAGCGTGGCTGATATTTATTATGCAGCGGTACCTTATATCGAAGGCTTGTCAGGCATCCGGATATATCAGTCGGAAGATTTGATCCAGTGGGAGCATTACACCGATATATTGACGGATCATATGGCTTGGAGCAGCAGTGCGGATATAGGTGTCTGGACACCGCAGCTGAGTTATCATGACCATCAATTTTATTTGACCTATACCGATACGAGAACCGTGAAACGGCCTATGATGGAATGTCACAGCTATTTAATGGTCGCGGACCGGATCGAAGGGCCATGGTCGGAACCGATCTGCTTGAATCGCGGATTCGATTCTGCGCTGTCCCGTTTCGATCAAGACAAGGTTGTTTCGGCATCGGCGCAATAG
- a CDS encoding CocE/NonD family hydrolase: MTRERLRGLLGDLPVNKPITATVLTQEEYDGYLLESLVLDLNGIEQVPAYVAKPLHGEGPFPLVVVNHSHGGDYERGRKEFIKSSHYLQEPSFAKVLTGMGYAACCIDMWGFNERGGKKESELVKEMLWRGRVMWGMMIYDNMRMVDYMCHREDIDASRIATMGMSMGAMMSWWLAALDERIKVAIDICGQVDAETLIAKRGLDHHGFYSYVPGLLKHFKTLDIQKLIVPRARMSMVGRNDRMTPIEGVEYLADGLYEAYQAAGKADYWQPFISSAGHMETLEMRVAWQKFLAEHL, translated from the coding sequence ATGACACGTGAGCGATTAAGAGGATTGCTGGGAGACCTGCCCGTCAATAAGCCGATCACGGCGACGGTATTGACCCAGGAGGAGTACGACGGCTACTTGCTGGAATCTTTGGTGCTCGACCTGAATGGAATCGAACAAGTTCCCGCTTATGTGGCTAAACCTTTACATGGAGAAGGGCCGTTCCCGCTCGTTGTCGTCAACCATTCTCATGGCGGGGATTATGAGCGGGGCCGCAAGGAATTTATCAAGAGCAGCCATTATCTGCAGGAGCCTTCGTTTGCGAAGGTTCTTACGGGAATGGGATACGCAGCCTGCTGCATCGACATGTGGGGCTTCAACGAGCGCGGCGGCAAGAAAGAGAGCGAGCTCGTCAAGGAAATGCTGTGGCGGGGCAGGGTAATGTGGGGCATGATGATTTACGACAATATGCGCATGGTCGATTACATGTGCCACCGCGAGGATATCGATGCTTCCCGCATCGCAACGATGGGGATGTCGATGGGGGCCATGATGTCATGGTGGCTCGCGGCCCTCGATGAGCGAATCAAGGTTGCGATCGACATCTGCGGGCAAGTAGATGCGGAGACGCTGATTGCCAAGCGGGGCCTGGATCATCATGGGTTCTATTCGTACGTGCCGGGCCTGCTCAAGCATTTCAAGACCCTGGATATTCAGAAGCTTATCGTGCCGCGGGCCCGCATGAGCATGGTCGGGCGCAACGACCGGATGACTCCGATCGAGGGCGTTGAGTATTTAGCCGACGGACTGTATGAGGCCTATCAGGCCGCAGGCAAAGCCGACTATTGGCAGCCGTTCATTTCCAGCGCAGGGCATATGGAGACGCTGGAGATGCGGGTAGCCTGGCAGAAATTTTTGGCGGAGCATTTGTAG
- a CDS encoding glycoside hydrolase family 88 protein produces MTVNVSAAPLDWAKKACDSLMDTYKAGELPPAHRWHYHQGVFLCGMELLWETVREDCYVEYIQEYVDDLVDEHGNLYFQRDELDAMQAGLLLFNLHERTGQDKYRIAAEKLRNLLLTINQTSEGGFWHKDKYPYQMWLDGLYMAGVFSLKYANAYGETGLRDTVLHQERLMRKHMKDEATGLLYHAWDESRRMPWADPETGCSPEFWSRSLGWYGLALAQFMDLLPADHRGRAELIPVLGDFVEALIRYQDEESGLWYQVVDKGHMSDNWLETSGSCLFVYAIAKAVKLGISGEKALAAAQKGYKGLISVLQQDEQGRLILPDICIGTSAGDYENYVTRPKVNNDLHGVGALVMACVEMQSLNNG; encoded by the coding sequence ATGACTGTAAATGTATCGGCTGCGCCGCTGGATTGGGCCAAAAAAGCATGTGATTCCTTAATGGACACCTATAAGGCGGGGGAGCTTCCCCCGGCTCACCGCTGGCATTACCATCAAGGTGTATTCCTATGCGGCATGGAGCTGCTCTGGGAAACGGTTCGGGAGGATTGTTACGTCGAATACATTCAGGAATATGTAGATGATCTGGTGGATGAGCACGGCAATTTGTACTTTCAGCGGGATGAGCTGGATGCGATGCAGGCTGGCCTGCTGCTGTTCAATCTGCATGAAAGAACGGGACAGGATAAATACCGGATTGCTGCGGAGAAGCTGAGAAATCTGCTGCTGACCATCAACCAGACCTCGGAGGGCGGCTTCTGGCACAAGGATAAATATCCTTACCAAATGTGGCTGGACGGACTTTACATGGCCGGCGTATTCTCCTTGAAGTATGCGAACGCCTATGGAGAGACGGGCCTGCGTGATACGGTGCTTCATCAAGAGAGATTAATGCGCAAGCATATGAAGGACGAGGCAACCGGTCTTCTGTATCATGCTTGGGACGAAAGCCGCCGCATGCCGTGGGCCGATCCGGAGACAGGATGCTCGCCTGAGTTTTGGAGCCGGTCGCTAGGGTGGTATGGTCTTGCCCTGGCCCAGTTCATGGATCTGCTGCCGGCAGACCATCGGGGGCGTGCAGAGCTGATTCCTGTGTTGGGTGATTTCGTAGAAGCGCTGATTCGCTATCAAGACGAAGAAAGCGGGTTATGGTATCAAGTCGTCGATAAAGGCCATATGTCCGATAACTGGCTTGAAACTTCGGGTTCGTGCTTATTCGTGTATGCGATTGCGAAGGCCGTTAAGCTGGGAATATCCGGAGAGAAAGCTCTGGCTGCAGCCCAAAAAGGTTACAAGGGTTTGATCAGCGTGCTGCAGCAGGATGAACAGGGAAGGTTGATTTTGCCGGATATTTGCATTGGCACCTCCGCCGGGGATTACGAAAATTACGTTACCCGTCCAAAAGTAAATAACGATTTGCACGGGGTAGGCGCCCTGGTTATGGCCTGTGTTGAGATGCAGTCCTTAAACAACGGTTAA
- a CDS encoding carbohydrate ABC transporter permease, with the protein MVEDRSFTGRLFAALNFTLLAIIALITVLPFIHVVAGSFTTSAELAASKFVLIPKVWSFEAYKFIFSTSTIFKAMGVSIGVTLVGTLVSMFMTSLMAYGLSRRDLDGRKVVNFMVVFTMLFHGGLIPTFLVVKELGMIDTYAALIIPSAISAFNMIILKNFFQNIPEGLEESAKIDGCNDFGILFKIVLPLSMPAMATISLFYAVTYWNTYLTAILYLDDSAKWPIQVLLRQIVVLASGLDHSATLDGVVPPPDQTIKMAVIVVATLPILMVYPFLQKHFAKGALLGSMKG; encoded by the coding sequence ATGGTAGAAGATAGATCTTTCACCGGCAGGCTGTTTGCTGCCCTTAACTTTACGTTATTAGCGATCATCGCTTTAATTACGGTGCTTCCTTTTATTCACGTTGTAGCAGGATCATTTACCACGAGCGCGGAATTGGCGGCCAGTAAATTCGTGCTGATTCCCAAGGTATGGAGCTTCGAGGCGTATAAATTTATATTTTCTACGAGCACGATTTTTAAGGCAATGGGCGTGTCCATTGGAGTCACGCTGGTTGGGACATTGGTCAGTATGTTTATGACGTCCCTGATGGCTTACGGGCTGTCGCGCCGGGATTTGGACGGACGCAAGGTCGTGAACTTCATGGTCGTATTTACAATGTTATTCCATGGCGGATTGATTCCTACGTTTCTGGTCGTTAAAGAACTGGGCATGATCGATACGTATGCTGCATTGATTATTCCGTCGGCAATCAGTGCGTTTAATATGATTATTCTTAAAAACTTTTTTCAGAATATACCGGAAGGGCTTGAGGAATCAGCCAAAATTGACGGCTGCAACGATTTCGGCATCCTGTTCAAAATTGTACTGCCTTTGTCCATGCCGGCGATGGCGACGATTTCATTGTTCTACGCGGTTACTTATTGGAACACCTACTTGACGGCGATTCTGTACCTGGATGACAGCGCGAAATGGCCGATTCAGGTCCTGCTCAGACAAATTGTCGTCCTGGCCAGCGGACTGGATCATAGCGCCACGCTGGACGGCGTCGTTCCGCCGCCAGACCAGACGATTAAAATGGCGGTTATCGTCGTAGCCACTCTGCCGATTCTGATGGTGTATCCGTTCCTGCAGAAGCATTTTGCCAAAGGGGCATTGCTGGGTTCGATGAAAGGATAA
- a CDS encoding glycoside hydrolase family 28 protein, with protein sequence MHVYNIVDYGAQRDSGILATEAIAKAIAAASEAGGGTVYVPAGTFLTGAIFLTSNIELRLNPGAVLSFSTSPDDFPAVESRWEGVKRQVHAPCINGFDAQNVSITGSGTIEGNGQPWWDKHRNRPEELEYPRPTTIGFYNCRRVTIKDVNIRNSPSWTVNPICCYDVTVDNVSIYNPADSPNTDGINPESCTNVRISNCNIDVGDDCIAIKAGTEDTEERVPCENITITNCTMVHGHGAVVLGSEMSGNIRNVTISNCTFKQTDRGIRLKSRRGRGGIVEDIRISNIVMEDVICPIKLNLYYFCGPRGKEKYVWDKHPYPVTEETPCFRRIHFANITARNVHAAAGFLYGLAEQYISEITFNDMDISMAKDAIPGYPAMMAGIDKMQRRGFYLGNVRDIRFNRVTIENHEGTAFYIENGENVEITQCESRNTSKPEKLVEQVTVAPSNDNIIE encoded by the coding sequence ATGCATGTATATAACATTGTAGATTACGGGGCGCAGCGGGATAGCGGGATACTCGCAACAGAGGCGATTGCCAAAGCGATTGCCGCGGCCAGCGAAGCCGGAGGTGGAACGGTATATGTGCCAGCGGGCACGTTTTTGACCGGAGCTATTTTTTTGACAAGCAATATAGAATTGCGCTTGAATCCCGGGGCAGTGCTGTCATTTAGCACGAGTCCGGATGATTTTCCGGCCGTGGAATCGCGATGGGAGGGCGTAAAGCGGCAGGTGCATGCGCCTTGCATTAACGGCTTCGATGCGCAGAATGTATCGATTACCGGAAGCGGGACGATCGAAGGGAACGGGCAGCCGTGGTGGGATAAGCACCGGAACAGACCGGAGGAGCTGGAGTATCCGCGGCCAACGACCATTGGCTTCTATAACTGCCGCCGGGTGACGATCAAGGATGTGAACATCCGGAATTCCCCAAGCTGGACCGTTAATCCGATTTGCTGCTATGATGTCACCGTGGACAATGTCTCGATCTATAATCCGGCGGATTCGCCAAATACGGACGGCATTAACCCGGAGTCATGCACGAACGTGCGCATTAGCAACTGCAATATCGACGTTGGCGACGATTGTATTGCGATTAAGGCCGGAACCGAAGATACGGAGGAGCGCGTGCCATGCGAGAACATCACGATTACGAACTGCACGATGGTTCATGGTCATGGCGCCGTCGTGCTAGGAAGCGAGATGAGCGGAAATATTCGCAACGTCACGATCAGCAACTGCACGTTTAAGCAGACGGATCGGGGCATCCGGCTCAAATCCAGGCGAGGACGCGGTGGAATCGTTGAAGACATTCGCATTAGTAACATTGTCATGGAAGATGTGATCTGTCCAATCAAGCTGAACCTGTATTATTTCTGCGGACCTCGCGGCAAGGAGAAATATGTATGGGATAAACATCCTTACCCGGTCACAGAGGAAACTCCGTGCTTCCGCCGCATTCATTTCGCGAATATTACGGCCCGGAACGTTCATGCCGCAGCCGGTTTCCTGTATGGACTCGCTGAGCAATACATCTCAGAAATCACATTCAACGATATGGATATTTCCATGGCGAAGGATGCGATTCCAGGTTATCCCGCGATGATGGCAGGCATCGATAAAATGCAGCGCCGCGGCTTTTATTTAGGAAACGTAAGGGATATTCGCTTTAACCGGGTTACGATCGAGAACCACGAAGGCACAGCCTTCTATATCGAGAACGGGGAAAATGTGGAGATCACGCAGTGTGAATCCAGAAACACCAGCAAGCCGGAGAAGCTGGTTGAGCAAGTTACAGTCGCACCTTCCAACGACAATATTATTGAATGA
- a CDS encoding extracellular solute-binding protein, whose protein sequence is MKKKSFSIMLAVLLTLSVMLTACGGNGKAAPTAPATGGDTAKGAESDAPTEIKIMLPLNTSETPPDTIKNELEKLTNTKLTYQFFPADTYEEKLNSSFATGSLPQVTYLKNQTTFIQMKDAIKDGQFWEIGPYLSEFPNLSKLKPEILNNTKVEGKLYSLYIGRPLARQGIIYRKDWADKLNLAAPANVDELFEMAKAFTEQDPDGNNVKDTIGVVDRNELIYGAFKTVSSWFGTPNGWGEKDGQLQPEFTFPQYIDTMDFFKKLRDAGYMNQDFAATSKTDAVKMFTSGKAGLYIGGSMQDIDSLHKDLIKNVPDAVVDTHSMVAGPDGKFAQWMIPGYNNVVLFPKSAIKDEAELKKILAFFDKMMTPEVSNLMFWGIEGVHYTVEDGKAKPTEDKELIEREVKGYKDSVIGESETNGMYEPYNTLPGRIHAEELLLENVKVGVPDPTAPLDSATYTEKGVELQQIITDATYKYMYGQIDKAGFEKEVENWKKRGGDKIIEEYNAAYKK, encoded by the coding sequence ATGAAGAAAAAATCCTTCTCCATCATGTTAGCGGTACTGCTGACACTAAGCGTAATGCTGACAGCCTGCGGCGGCAACGGCAAAGCAGCTCCGACAGCACCGGCAACAGGGGGCGATACGGCGAAAGGCGCCGAATCGGATGCACCGACGGAAATCAAGATCATGCTTCCACTTAATACTTCAGAGACACCGCCAGACACCATTAAAAATGAATTAGAAAAATTGACGAACACGAAATTAACGTATCAATTTTTCCCGGCAGATACTTATGAAGAGAAACTGAACTCTTCTTTTGCAACAGGTTCCCTGCCGCAAGTGACTTATTTGAAAAACCAAACAACCTTCATTCAAATGAAGGATGCGATTAAAGACGGACAATTCTGGGAGATCGGGCCTTACCTTAGTGAGTTCCCTAATCTGAGCAAGCTGAAGCCGGAAATTCTCAATAATACGAAGGTCGAAGGCAAGCTGTACTCTCTGTACATTGGCAGACCGCTGGCCCGTCAAGGCATTATCTATCGTAAAGACTGGGCGGACAAATTGAATCTGGCTGCTCCGGCTAATGTCGATGAATTGTTCGAAATGGCGAAAGCGTTTACAGAGCAAGATCCGGACGGCAACAACGTAAAGGATACGATCGGGGTCGTTGACCGGAACGAATTGATCTACGGCGCGTTCAAAACCGTATCCTCCTGGTTCGGAACACCGAACGGCTGGGGAGAGAAGGACGGCCAACTGCAGCCTGAATTTACATTCCCGCAATATATCGACACGATGGACTTCTTCAAAAAGCTTCGCGATGCCGGTTATATGAACCAAGACTTCGCGGCAACAAGTAAAACGGATGCCGTTAAAATGTTCACAAGCGGCAAGGCAGGCCTTTATATCGGCGGTTCCATGCAGGATATCGACTCCTTGCACAAGGACCTCATCAAGAACGTTCCAGATGCTGTTGTAGATACGCACAGTATGGTGGCCGGACCGGATGGAAAGTTTGCCCAATGGATGATTCCTGGATATAACAACGTAGTTCTGTTCCCGAAAAGCGCAATCAAAGACGAGGCAGAGTTGAAAAAAATCCTTGCCTTCTTTGACAAAATGATGACTCCGGAAGTTTCCAACCTAATGTTCTGGGGCATCGAGGGCGTCCACTATACGGTTGAAGACGGCAAAGCCAAGCCAACCGAGGATAAGGAATTGATCGAAAGGGAAGTTAAAGGCTACAAGGATAGCGTCATCGGTGAATCTGAGACGAATGGCATGTATGAGCCATACAACACTCTGCCAGGCAGAATCCATGCAGAAGAGCTTCTCTTGGAAAACGTGAAGGTAGGTGTTCCTGACCCTACGGCACCGCTTGATTCCGCTACGTATACGGAGAAAGGCGTCGAGCTGCAGCAAATCATTACGGATGCAACCTACAAATACATGTACGGCCAAATCGATAAAGCCGGTTTTGAGAAAGAAGTTGAGAACTGGAAGAAGCGGGGCGGGGATAAAATCATCGAAGAGTACAACGCTGCATACAAGAAATAA